The Cydia splendana chromosome Z, ilCydSple1.2, whole genome shotgun sequence genome window below encodes:
- the LOC134803980 gene encoding transmembrane protein 208, translated as MPPPPKKAPTKGAKQILSENTATVLFYRNMALAACAFYSILTGALYYDQLTGWIIFLNVFVLVIYIGCYRMMTYISRPTYADNSQLIDPGLDLNMEGGMGEHVKDIVILTSITHVLAVASNYFWLLLVLLPLRAFWLLWTNILGPWFFQEAPQDTEQSEKKQKKLERKMKRYQQ; from the exons ATGCCTCCA CCACCAAAAAAGGCACCTACAAAAGGTGCTAAGCAAATCCTCAGTGAAAATACAGCTACAGTACTTTTCTACCGCAATATGGCCTTAGCCGCGTGTGCGTTTTACAGCATTCTGACCGGCGCATTGTACTACGATCAACTCACTGGATGGATCATT TTTCTGAACGTGTTTGTGTTGGTGATTTACATCGGGTGCTACCGCATGATGACGTACATCAGTCGACCGACGTACGCGGACAACAGCCAGCTCATTGATCCGGGCCTCGACTTGAACATGGAGGGTGGGATGGGAGA GCACGTGAAAGACATAGTGATCCTGACATCCATAACGCACGTGCTCGCCGTCGCGTCCAACTATTTCTGGCTGCTGCTGGTTCTGCTGCCGCTGCGAGCCTTCTGGCTGCTCTGGACCAACATCCTCGGGCCCTGGTTCTTCCAAGAGGCGCCGCAGGACACGGAACAGAGTGAAAAGAAACAGAAGAAGTTGGAAAGGAAAATGAAGCGGTATCAGCAATAG
- the LOC134805300 gene encoding uncharacterized protein LOC134805300 gives MLHKTTSILTSMTLLPLLTTTYAMNCDEILEMPVDRKLSLQELQMIPPKDMVQCMAHLSREQMKNEVASYIWTSLIDHFGGVANVPDNILMLLHWVTPAIPPEHFSNMTLSSIDVIENFGLNYNLNEDQIAALADRVREDFAGKEPEDYTFYDLTALRQILCGFNRSEIERIHPAAYREAALIISKLERCNPAVLAGFATLAVQVDAFGPPASWSESTWEVVGSQTVGEYVGAKGPQRPTVVTAAPSGNNTT, from the coding sequence ATGCTGCACAAGACAACAAGCATTTTAACCTCAATGACTTTGCTCCCTCTTTTAACCACTACTTATGCCATGAACTGCGATGAGATATTGGAGATGCCCGTTGACAGGAAATTGTCGCTGCAGGAGCTACAGATGATTCCGCCGAAAGATATGGTACAATGTATGGCCCACCTAAGCCGAGAGCAGATGAAGAATGAGGTAGCGTCATATATTTGGACGTCACTCATTGATCACTTCGGAGGCGTAGCTAACGTGCCCGACAACATTCTTATGCTGCTCCACTGGGTGACTCCTGCCATCCCTCCGGAGCATTTCTCTAACATGACTTTAAGTAGCATCGACGTGATAGAAAACTTTGGTCTGAACTACAACTTGAATGAAGATCAAATTGCTGCCCTAGCAGACCGGGTGCGTGAAGATTTTGCCGGAAAGGAGCCAGAGGATTACACATTCTATGATTTGACCGCTTTACGTCAAATATTATGCGGTTTTAACAGAAGTGAAATCGAGCGGATTCACCCGGCGGCGTACAGAGAAGCCGCTCTGATAATAAGTAAGCTGGAGCGCTGTAATCCTGCCGTGTTGGCAGGGTTTGCGACACTTGCGGTCCAGGTGGACGCGTTCGGGCCGCCTGCTTCATGGTCAGAGTCCACCTGGGAAGTCGTTGGCAGTCAGACAGTCGGAGAGTACGTCGGTGCAAAAGGACCACAGCGACCCACCGTCGTCACCGCTGCTCCTTCTGGCAACAACactacataa